The Episyrphus balteatus chromosome 4, idEpiBalt1.1, whole genome shotgun sequence genome includes a window with the following:
- the LOC129919448 gene encoding restin homolog yields the protein MNFNLDDPLADLLSDNSNDNDSFFDNQPGKKKITSKAPSSAVVGGRTTGGKGKMEDLFGIKEESEPQFKVPPIRTNFMANKKEDTPIASSTPKKKSTKVDENVDILSDLGFDPKNPKSTVASKSNLFDDILSSIEPSKKSSVSSKIDDQNVRRDEGIMSTRGTISRQSTETTDNSGVVIGQARPKTSTGRRSSTASPAKNNTFDLFSRETDVLRVPTPKSRKKGSTADWLGLGHESEEEQPSGNVEVVRIPENLPKVEILKINEEVDVETFIAPDEHLPPEHLPNTIPIPINSPSVSHLMTTANIGTQNVANIIDQQVTQLTLATQMKNQEAALMEMQKRQYELISRQETQFNELLKKQVSRQNQLEQSIKSQQERINAHIQLLLSQPVVASGYPVKDSQQDEQNNIESQEKSEAFIELQADVKRLELEKLRLEDLVSTINGNYEKEIELIEKSFRKQIEVLEDHLASVESRLKNENEALHEFYNNKLKTANNDRIEMQSRLEGYLNDLRKSHEDEIRRLKQAHEEDMDGLKDDHRKMIETIRQSKLFEFAAVQENGSYLETLRMASTNLETVTGDLQSLRSEMERKIDIIHREREIKLDSREKKIEDAERRLQMMENSNEEEKTRLMDLVTTLESQLKQLSKDSSEENWVMRQKMASLETEKMSFEKEKSLAREQITKDEKRIEELKESQLRETQRHMEEIHQERVQLGIEKAKIETAKKLESSSSLEQSKQEVEASLKVAQDVTRQAEAERERYFKLQRQFEAQKRSLVDKENTIRFKEQELEQNILQARASERRANETTQKARQAEQNFHEKVSFLQQKLRELSEKESRLSQERLKLSQDRIDLQNLKSKLDQNRCSLCRIGERNGELSQVLRSNNRITDGIPLIDDHQYFMERSGNDVDRLIDENVSNSLERLRNLNLSEQDRMLEVISNGDPSILDYDFSKFAPTNEFLEN from the exons atgaattttaatttagaCGATCCATTAGCTGATTTATTAAGTGATAATAGCAATGACAATGATAGTTTCTTTGATAATCAACCGGGTAAAAAGAAAATCACATCAAAAGCGCCATCGTCAGCGGTGGTGGGGGGAAGAACTACCGGAGGAAAGGGTAAAATGGAGGATTTATTTGGGATTAAGGAGGAATCTGAACCACAATTTAAAGTTCCTCCTATAAGAACAAATTTTATGGCTAATAAAAAAGAAGATACTCCAATAGCTTCAAGCACTCCGAAGAAAAAATCAACCAAAGTTGATGAAAATGTTGATATTCTCTCAGATTTAGGTTTTGATCCGAAAAATCCTAAATCTACAGTTGCTTCGAAGTCGAATTTATTCGATGACATTTTAAGTTCTATCGAACCATCGAAAAAGTCATCTGTTTCGAGTAAAATTGACGATCAGAATGTTCGAAGGGATGAGGGTATTATGTCCACTAGAGGAACTATTTCTCGTCAATCGACAGAAACCACTGATAACTCAGGAGTTGTTATTGGACAAGCGCGTCCAAAAACATCAACTGGCAGAAGATCATCTACAGCTTCGCCAgcgaaaaataatacttttgatttattttctcgAGAAACTGATGTTTTACGAGTTCCAACAccaaaatcgagaaaaaaaggTTCCACAGCTGATTGGCTTGGATTGGGTCATGAATCTGAGGAAGAACAACCTTCAGGTAATGTTGAAGTTGTTCGAATTCCTGAGAATTTGCCTaaagttgaaatattgaaaattaatgaaGAAGTTGATGTTGAGACATTTATTGCTCCTGATGAGCATTTACCTCCAGAGCATTTACCTAATACTATTCCCATCCCAATCAATAGTCCATCGGTTTCTCATCTAATGACAACAGCTAATATAGGAACACAAAATGTAGCCAATATCATTGACCAGCAAGTCACTCAATTAACTTTAGCCACTCAGATGAAAAATCAAGAGGCTGCTTTGATGGAAATGCAAAAGAGGCAATATGAGCTTATTTCCCGACAAGAAACACAATTTAATGAGTTGTTAAAAAAGCAAGTTTCTAGGCAAAATCAATTAGAACAGAGTATAAAATCACAACAAGAACGAATTAATGCTCATATACAGCTTTTGTTGAGTCAACCTGTTGTAGCTAGTGGATATCCAGTGAAAGATAGTCAACAAGATGAGCAAAATAATATTGAATCACAAGAGAAGTCGGAAGCCTTTATTGAACTTCAAGCTGATGTAAAGCGTTTAGAGCTGGAAAAATTGCGATTGGAGGACTTGGTGTCAACAATCAATGGAAATTATGAAAAGGAAATCGAGTTGATAGAGAAGTCtttcag GAAACAAATTGAAGTTCTTGAAGACCATCTAGCTTCCGTAGAATCTCgtttgaaaaacgaaaatgaAGCCTTACACGAGTTCTATAATAACAAGCTTAAAACTGCCAATAACGACCGAATTGAAATGCAATCCCGTTTGGAAGGTTATTTAAATGATTTGAGAAAATCTCACGAAGATGAAATTCGAAGACTCAAACAAGCACATGAAGAAGATATGGATGGTCTAAAAGATGACCATCGAAAGATGATTGAAACAATCCGACAATCGAAACTCTTTGAGTTTGCTGCTGTCCAAGAGAATGGTTCATACTTGGAAACTCTACGAATGGCATCAACAAATCTAGAAACAGTTACAGGAGATCTTCAATCTCTTCGATCTGAAATGGAACGTAAAATAGATATTATTCATCGAGAAAGAGAGATTAAGTTAGATTCAcgtgaaaagaaaattgaagatGCCGAAAGAAGACTTCAAATGATGGAGAATtcaaatgaagaagaaaagaCACGTCTTATGGATTTAGTGACTACTTTAGAGAGTCAACTCAAACAGTTATCTAAAGATTCATCTGAAGAAAACTGGGTTATGCGACAGAAAATGGCATCTCTTGAAACAGAGAAGatgtcatttgaaaaagaaaaatctttggCTAGAGAACAAATAACCAAAGATGAGAAGAGAATTGAAGAACTCAAAGAGAGTCAATTAAGAGAAACTCAACGTCACATGGAAGAGATTCACCAGGAACGTGTTCAATTGGGTATTGAAAAAGCCAAAATAGAAACTGCCAAAAAACTTGAATCCAGTTCTAGTCTTGAACAATCTAAACAAGAAGTTGAAGCATCTTTGAAAGTTGCCCAAGATGTAACTCGACAAGCTGAAGCAGAGCGGGAACGATATTTCAAACTTCAACGTCAATTTGAAGCTCAAAAACGATCATTAGTCGATAAGGAAAATACAATACGTTTCAAAGAGCAAGAATTAGAACAGAATATATTACAAGCTCGTGCAAGCGAACGTAGAGCTAATGAAACAACACAAAAAGCTCGACAAGCTGAACAAAATTTCCATGAAAAAGTATCATTTCTTCAGCAAAAATTAAGAGAATTAAGTGAAAAAGAATCACGTCTTTCACAAGAACGTTTGAAACTTTCCCAAGATCGTATCgatttacaaaatttgaaatcaaaacttgATCAGAATAGATGTAGTTTATGTCGAATTGGTGAAAGAAATGGAGAATTATCACAAGTTTTAAGATCAAATAATAGAATTACCGATGGAATACCATTAATCGATGATCATCAATACTTTATGGAACGATCTGGCAATGATGTAGATCGATTAATAGATGAAAATGTATCAAATTCACTTGAAAGACTGAGAAATCTTAATTTGAGTGAGCAGGATAGAATGTTGGAAGTAATTAGTAATGGCGATCCATCGATACTTgattatgatttttcaaaatttgctcCAACtaatgaatttttagaaaattaa